In one window of Effusibacillus lacus DNA:
- a CDS encoding penicillin-binding transpeptidase domain-containing protein: protein GYLNSISRDEWRKYRSLGYTLDAQIGVYGIERQYEAFLKGINGALIIESGKDPGGRFRISEVPAVPGNDLVLNLDARLQSVAEQALAEQVRLINSDPKKRKVSHASAVAMNPNTGEILAMASFPGFDPNVWVGGISSENYRAFQPSQQNWALQVPVPPGSTVKPLTLLLGLESGVVWPGRLIHDPGKLQIGWDRNRDPHYFYCWNHAGHGNVDARRAIAQSCNVYMYQLSLWLGNYSQSKDATQWLKTELPIAMKRFRDYHNAFGLGVSTGIDLPEEVYGRFQTTGQLADLPFASIGQNQAYTTLQLVQYASMLANGGKRMEPHVVREIRSFDGKTVKRIEPKVLDRVKIDPNNLRVVREGMLDVTAKPYGTAYNTFRDAAYTIAGKTGTAETGQGEDNALFVGYAPYDSPQIAIAVVVPEGGHGSDSSGPIARKILDAFFQEGISP, encoded by the coding sequence GGGGTACCTAAACTCCATCTCAAGAGACGAATGGAGAAAATACCGGTCACTTGGATATACGCTGGATGCCCAGATTGGGGTCTATGGTATTGAAAGACAGTATGAAGCGTTTCTAAAAGGGATTAACGGCGCGCTTATCATCGAATCCGGCAAAGACCCGGGCGGCAGATTCCGCATATCGGAAGTACCTGCAGTTCCCGGGAATGACCTGGTTCTGAATCTTGATGCCCGGTTGCAATCGGTCGCGGAACAAGCGCTTGCGGAACAGGTTCGTCTGATCAATTCGGATCCAAAGAAACGAAAGGTGTCCCATGCGTCGGCAGTGGCTATGAACCCGAATACGGGAGAGATTCTGGCAATGGCCAGTTTCCCCGGATTTGACCCCAATGTCTGGGTGGGTGGCATCTCCTCCGAGAACTACCGGGCCTTTCAACCATCCCAGCAAAATTGGGCGCTGCAGGTTCCCGTTCCCCCAGGTTCCACCGTGAAGCCGCTGACCCTGTTGTTGGGCTTGGAGAGCGGGGTGGTATGGCCTGGGAGGCTGATCCATGATCCGGGAAAATTGCAGATCGGTTGGGATCGCAACAGGGACCCCCATTACTTCTATTGCTGGAATCATGCGGGTCACGGAAATGTGGACGCCAGGCGGGCCATTGCCCAGTCGTGCAATGTCTACATGTATCAGTTGAGTCTCTGGTTGGGAAATTATTCCCAGTCAAAGGATGCAACCCAATGGTTGAAAACCGAATTGCCCATTGCCATGAAGCGTTTTCGCGACTACCACAATGCATTTGGCTTGGGTGTGTCCACGGGGATCGATTTGCCCGAAGAGGTGTACGGTCGTTTTCAAACCACGGGTCAGCTGGCCGATCTGCCTTTCGCCTCTATCGGTCAAAATCAGGCGTATACTACTTTGCAACTGGTTCAATATGCAAGTATGCTGGCGAATGGCGGAAAACGAATGGAACCCCATGTGGTGCGGGAAATCAGATCCTTTGACGGAAAAACCGTAAAACGGATCGAACCGAAAGTGCTGGATCGGGTGAAGATCGATCCAAACAATCTGAGGGTGGTCCGAGAGGGAATGCTAGATGTGACTGCAAAACCATACGGAACCGCTTATAACACCTTTCGGGATGCCGCCTATACGATAGCGGGCAAGACGGGAACGGCAGAAACGGGGCAAGGAGAAGACAACGCTCTGTTTGTCGGATATGCCCCCTATGACAGCCCGCAGATTGCCATAGCCGTGGTTGTGCCCGAGGGGGGACACGGGTCCGATTCCAGCGGCCCCATCGCGCGAAAAATTCTGGACGCTTTTTTTCAGGAAGGAATAAGCCCCTGA
- the mreD gene encoding rod shape-determining protein MreD: MRPVFLFLVLIAGLILQATLFVQKPFSWFQPSLTVLILLFIAYYRGAFLAMMLGILTGLVQDVVYGSFIGMHTFSLGVTGYFAGALFRVFLNRSLIMLVFVILGFSAVYEFMNYGIAMIFGRIQVDLLAVLTYAVRLMIFNGIFALILYPLADKWFPEDEDWGLGEEYL; this comes from the coding sequence ATGCGTCCCGTCTTTCTGTTTCTGGTCCTAATTGCCGGCCTGATTTTGCAAGCGACGCTGTTTGTGCAGAAACCGTTTAGTTGGTTTCAACCCTCCCTGACCGTTCTGATCCTTCTGTTTATCGCTTATTACCGCGGGGCTTTTCTGGCCATGATGCTCGGCATCCTGACCGGCCTGGTGCAGGATGTGGTTTATGGGAGTTTCATCGGTATGCATACGTTTTCTCTTGGGGTAACCGGCTATTTTGCGGGAGCTCTGTTCCGGGTCTTTCTCAACCGGAGTCTGATCATGCTGGTGTTTGTGATTCTTGGATTCTCTGCCGTTTATGAATTCATGAACTACGGAATCGCCATGATTTTCGGCCGGATCCAGGTCGATCTGCTGGCGGTGCTGACGTACGCGGTGCGTTTGATGATCTTTAACGGGATTTTTGCCCTTATTTTGTACCCATTGGCGGACAAATGGTTTCCGGAGGATGAGGATTGGGGCTTGGGAGAGGAATATCTCTGA
- the mreC gene encoding rod shape-determining protein MreC — MPRYSNNKRLFVLLVSLILLTVIVTFSIKRNDITLPEKVMIDAFSWVQNVVYRPVSHLAGFIDEVQGILELYEENATLKANLRDYQTLSARLAELEHRNQQLETMLNFRQQPLTFKVHPANVTGRNPGEWNSTLTIDKGEAHGVKKEMVVIAPDGGLVGRVMSVNKFSSKVLLITDTNKMGISAVVQDTQSRAVGIVSGSSSQLGAVEMGLIDREANLQVGQKVVTSHLSDIAPPGILIGEITSFTMEESGLTKKATIKPAAKLDRLETVFIVERDQPVPQGQ, encoded by the coding sequence GTGCCCCGTTACAGTAACAACAAACGGCTTTTCGTATTGCTGGTAAGTTTGATCCTGCTTACCGTAATCGTGACCTTTTCGATAAAACGGAATGACATCACCCTGCCGGAAAAAGTGATGATCGACGCTTTCTCCTGGGTTCAGAACGTGGTGTATCGACCCGTCAGCCATCTTGCCGGATTTATCGACGAGGTACAGGGCATTCTGGAACTGTATGAAGAGAATGCGACGCTGAAGGCCAACCTTCGTGATTACCAAACATTGAGTGCCCGCCTGGCTGAGCTGGAACATCGAAACCAACAGTTGGAAACAATGTTGAACTTCCGGCAACAGCCGCTTACATTCAAAGTGCATCCGGCAAACGTTACCGGCCGCAATCCGGGCGAATGGAACTCCACGCTTACAATTGACAAGGGAGAAGCACACGGAGTCAAGAAAGAGATGGTTGTGATCGCGCCCGATGGAGGCCTTGTAGGGCGAGTAATGAGTGTCAACAAGTTCAGCAGCAAAGTGCTCCTGATAACCGATACCAACAAGATGGGCATATCGGCTGTTGTGCAAGACACCCAAAGTCGTGCCGTCGGGATTGTCAGCGGCTCCAGCAGCCAGTTGGGGGCAGTCGAGATGGGCCTGATTGACCGGGAGGCCAACCTTCAGGTGGGGCAAAAGGTTGTAACGTCCCATTTGTCCGATATCGCCCCGCCCGGCATTCTGATCGGAGAGATTACCAGTTTCACAATGGAAGAATCTGGATTAACCAAGAAGGCCACCATCAAACCTGCCGCCAAACTGGACCGGCTGGAGACCGTTTTTATCGTAGAGCGTGACCAGCCTGTTCCGCAGGGACAGTAA
- a CDS encoding rod shape-determining protein, protein MLTNRDMGIDLGTANTLVYVKGKGIILREPSVVAIRTDTGAIEAVGEQAKLMIGRTPGNIVAVRPMKDGVIADFDTTATMLRHFIRQAMKRKSVFSGRPRVMVCVPSGITAVEKRAVEDATLQAGAREAHTIEEPMAAAIGAGLPVGEPTGSMVVDIGGGTTEVAIISLGGIVTSRSIRVAGDEMDEAIIQYIKKAYNLMIGERTAEELKISIGSAMPSDRGETTEIRGRDLVSGLPKTLTISAEEIAEALGDTVNSIVDAVKITLEKSPPELAADIMDRGIVLTGGGALLRDLDRLLAKETGMPVVVADNPLDCVALGTGKALDLIHLFKNRSGYTSKKRSSR, encoded by the coding sequence ATGTTGACCAATCGTGATATGGGAATTGACCTGGGTACTGCGAATACCCTTGTATATGTTAAAGGAAAAGGAATTATTCTGCGCGAACCCTCTGTCGTGGCAATCCGGACGGATACCGGCGCGATTGAGGCGGTCGGCGAACAGGCGAAACTGATGATCGGCCGGACGCCTGGCAATATTGTTGCAGTTCGTCCGATGAAAGACGGAGTCATTGCCGACTTTGACACAACGGCAACCATGCTTCGCCATTTCATCCGGCAAGCGATGAAGAGGAAATCTGTCTTTTCAGGTCGTCCGCGCGTAATGGTCTGTGTCCCGTCCGGCATTACAGCCGTTGAGAAGCGTGCTGTAGAGGATGCAACCCTGCAGGCGGGGGCACGGGAAGCGCATACGATTGAAGAACCGATGGCTGCCGCGATTGGTGCGGGTCTTCCTGTCGGAGAGCCTACAGGCTCCATGGTTGTTGATATCGGGGGCGGAACTACCGAGGTCGCCATTATTTCCCTGGGGGGAATTGTGACCAGTCGTTCCATCCGGGTGGCAGGCGACGAGATGGACGAAGCCATCATTCAATACATCAAGAAAGCGTACAACCTGATGATTGGGGAGAGGACGGCGGAAGAACTGAAGATTTCCATAGGTTCGGCCATGCCGTCCGATCGGGGAGAGACAACGGAAATCCGTGGCCGGGACCTTGTTTCCGGCCTTCCGAAGACACTTACAATATCGGCTGAAGAAATTGCGGAGGCGCTCGGCGATACAGTCAACTCCATTGTTGATGCGGTGAAGATCACTCTGGAGAAGTCACCGCCCGAATTGGCTGCCGACATTATGGACCGGGGAATTGTCCTGACCGGCGGAGGAGCTTTGCTGCGTGATCTGGATCGTCTTCTTGCAAAGGAAACGGGTATGCCTGTCGTTGTGGCAGACAATCCGCTTGATTGTGTGGCGTTGGGTACGGGGAAAGCTTTGGATCTGATTCATCTGTTCAAGAACCGGAGCGGCTATACTTCCAAGAAAAGATCCTCTCGCTAA
- the radC gene encoding RadC family protein translates to MRVLVRDVPVEDRPRERMLRDGSQSLSNADLLAILLRTGSNGQSVMSLAEQLLARFGGLRSLMEADIREMTDIPGMGPAKALQVQAAIELGKRIARLTRKPLTVIRSPQDVADLFMDRLRFEKKEHFIVVHLDTKNQVLTEETVSVGSLDSSIVHPREIFKTALKKSSASIICVHNHPSGDPTPSREDILVTKRLAEVGQIMGIELLDHVVIGEQRFISLKEQGLF, encoded by the coding sequence ATGCGCGTGCTTGTTCGTGATGTCCCGGTCGAAGACCGGCCGCGTGAACGCATGCTTCGGGACGGAAGCCAAAGCTTAAGCAATGCGGACTTGTTGGCTATTTTGCTAAGGACAGGTTCTAACGGACAATCTGTCATGTCGCTTGCAGAACAATTGTTGGCCAGGTTTGGCGGACTTCGGTCCTTGATGGAAGCGGACATTCGGGAAATGACCGATATTCCGGGCATGGGACCCGCTAAGGCTCTGCAAGTTCAGGCAGCCATTGAACTTGGAAAACGAATTGCCCGGTTGACCCGGAAGCCGTTGACTGTAATTCGCAGTCCGCAAGATGTGGCCGACCTGTTTATGGATCGACTGCGGTTTGAAAAGAAAGAGCATTTTATCGTGGTGCACCTGGATACCAAAAACCAGGTCCTCACGGAAGAAACCGTATCTGTCGGATCCCTGGATTCCTCAATCGTGCATCCTCGAGAAATCTTCAAAACCGCTCTGAAGAAAAGTTCTGCTTCGATCATTTGTGTTCACAACCATCCCAGCGGCGACCCGACTCCGAGCCGCGAAGATATCCTTGTCACAAAGCGTTTGGCTGAAGTTGGACAAATCATGGGAATCGAACTGTTGGATCACGTGGTGATCGGTGAGCAGCGTTTTATAAGTCTGAAAGAACAGGGACTTTTTTAA
- a CDS encoding Maf family protein, protein MRVARLILASGSPRRRELLAGLGIAFDVIVSDVDETIKEEVMPSEMVRTLACRKASAVSNTIQDGIVVGADTIVVLDGEVLGKPVDKQDAIHMLKKLQGRSHTVYSGVAVIDAASGKQLVDHRSTLVHMRPLTDAEIEAYVETGEPLDKAGSYAIQGIGSTIVDRIDGDYFTVVGLPMELLASMLTSFGIHVLKATEETMR, encoded by the coding sequence ATGCGCGTGGCTAGGCTGATTCTGGCGTCAGGTTCACCGCGACGGCGTGAACTCCTCGCCGGGCTGGGGATTGCCTTTGATGTGATCGTATCAGATGTGGATGAAACTATTAAGGAAGAGGTAATGCCTTCCGAGATGGTTCGAACCTTGGCCTGCAGAAAAGCGTCTGCCGTCTCGAATACTATACAGGACGGCATTGTTGTAGGAGCGGACACGATCGTTGTACTGGATGGGGAAGTGCTTGGCAAACCTGTTGATAAACAGGATGCCATTCATATGTTGAAGAAACTTCAGGGACGCTCGCATACGGTCTACTCCGGTGTGGCGGTAATCGATGCGGCAAGCGGAAAACAACTGGTGGACCACCGATCCACTCTGGTACATATGCGGCCGTTGACAGACGCGGAGATTGAAGCCTATGTGGAAACCGGCGAACCGCTTGACAAAGCGGGCTCGTACGCCATTCAAGGCATAGGATCTACGATTGTTGACCGAATTGACGGGGATTATTTTACCGTCGTCGGACTTCCCATGGAATTGCTTGCTTCGATGTTGACTTCCTTTGGTATTCATGTGTTGAAGGCGACGGAGGAAACAATGAGGTGA
- a CDS encoding DUF4321 domain-containing protein: MARSSSNVWRLILILFIGLTIGTIAGELLGKAFQLHWLTDAWTPIVWNPAGDLGMVKYDLHLQVKLNLASLAGMGLAYWISTKM; the protein is encoded by the coding sequence ATGGCAAGATCATCCTCCAACGTGTGGAGATTGATTCTGATCCTGTTTATCGGGCTGACGATCGGCACGATCGCAGGGGAACTGTTGGGCAAAGCGTTTCAGCTGCATTGGCTGACCGACGCCTGGACGCCAATCGTTTGGAATCCGGCAGGAGATTTGGGAATGGTTAAATATGATCTTCACTTACAGGTCAAACTAAATCTGGCAAGCCTTGCCGGTATGGGCCTTGCTTACTGGATTTCAACCAAAATGTAG
- a CDS encoding DUF2515 domain-containing protein — MNILQRIFYNLKSTLESTLYESEVKARWKSLKLPVEVLESVKSDLSTQLKKKSAPAALLPDEKQTMARIQEITTKLNRNNETRTEAYRQIYFRFPELHWAFLAHMVSRNGGWQMTDLKGNLLPHLLEPNEIVHFFNSLERANALIFQDAYPQLLLYEESVRQKKNLFHLLPAFHVSKFMRPVWNEFWARKNSQLLTVALIINEQCYIQKRVAENPVYQKHVYETLEFKTQSLLQLTQVVFPFFPRKKHPGTSPVPRLAGLVMEDFTDLKERIGVGKSLYAILFGIEDVFEGALRFAKEVPHTGSRADYWPHIFSKIKHKDEHDSKERLVAGTLQKGAPPFFSPELQNAWEAQPVEPPERFDWFTDLSVFEYFRPIQTPDSFDMTDEFLRGLNTVELAVLAKEHIKP; from the coding sequence ATGAATATTTTGCAGAGGATTTTTTATAATCTAAAAAGTACATTAGAAAGTACACTCTACGAATCGGAAGTCAAAGCAAGGTGGAAATCCCTTAAACTTCCGGTTGAAGTATTGGAATCCGTAAAATCCGATTTGTCAACACAGCTCAAAAAAAAGTCGGCTCCTGCTGCACTATTGCCTGATGAAAAGCAAACAATGGCACGCATACAAGAGATTACAACAAAACTGAATCGAAACAATGAAACTCGAACCGAAGCCTATCGGCAAATCTATTTCAGATTCCCTGAACTGCATTGGGCATTCCTCGCCCATATGGTTTCCCGCAACGGGGGATGGCAGATGACCGATCTGAAAGGGAATCTGCTCCCGCATCTTTTGGAACCAAACGAGATCGTCCATTTTTTCAACTCGTTGGAACGTGCAAACGCACTCATCTTTCAGGATGCATACCCACAACTGCTGTTATATGAAGAAAGCGTAAGGCAAAAGAAAAATCTGTTTCATCTTTTGCCCGCATTCCATGTGTCCAAGTTCATGCGGCCCGTTTGGAACGAATTTTGGGCCAGGAAAAACTCTCAACTTCTAACGGTTGCACTCATTATCAACGAACAATGTTATATCCAAAAAAGGGTTGCCGAGAACCCCGTGTACCAAAAGCATGTATATGAAACTCTTGAATTCAAAACGCAGAGCTTATTGCAATTGACACAGGTGGTGTTCCCGTTCTTCCCACGCAAAAAACACCCAGGAACGTCACCGGTTCCCAGATTGGCCGGTTTGGTTATGGAAGACTTTACTGACTTAAAAGAACGAATTGGCGTAGGGAAAAGTTTATACGCCATCTTGTTTGGGATTGAGGATGTCTTTGAAGGGGCTCTCCGTTTTGCCAAAGAGGTTCCGCATACCGGGTCGAGAGCGGATTATTGGCCGCATATTTTTTCGAAAATAAAACATAAAGACGAACATGATTCAAAAGAAAGACTCGTAGCAGGAACTTTGCAAAAAGGCGCACCGCCTTTTTTCAGTCCGGAACTGCAAAACGCGTGGGAGGCTCAACCGGTTGAGCCCCCTGAAAGGTTTGATTGGTTTACTGATCTTTCCGTATTCGAATATTTCCGCCCAATACAAACACCTGATTCTTTTGACATGACGGATGAATTTTTGCGGGGCTTAAATACGGTGGAGTTGGCAGTTTTAGCGAAAGAGCATATCAAACCTTAA
- the aspA gene encoding aspartate ammonia-lyase has product MTNMRTEKDLLGTKEVPADAYYGIQTLRAVENFPITGIPPHKEMIRALAAVKKAAAIANCEVGVLKPEIADAIVQAADEILEGKLHDQFIVDSIQGGAGTSMNMNANEVIANRAIELLGGKKGEYLRCSPNTHVNMAQSTNDVFPTSIRIASLQLAKGVIEALTALKAAFENKAKEFDRVIKMGRTHLQDAVPIRMGQEFGAYARVIGRDIERIERSLVNLREINMGATAVGTGLNALPEYITKVTEQLRQITGLDLKRAEDLVDATQNTDAYTEVSAALKICAVNLSKICNDIRLMASGPRTGFGELRLPPRQPGSSIMPGKVNPVMAEVVNQVAFQIQGNDQTICLASEAGQLELNVMEPVLVFNLLQSLSILQNAVRVFTTHLVEGLEADLERCKQLVEQSVGVITAVNPHVGYETATMIAKEAISTGRPVREICLERGILTKEELDVILNPLEMTTPGIAGAQLLFGERK; this is encoded by the coding sequence ATGACGAACATGCGTACAGAGAAAGATCTGCTCGGGACGAAGGAAGTGCCGGCAGACGCGTACTATGGGATCCAGACATTACGGGCGGTGGAGAATTTTCCGATTACGGGAATTCCTCCGCATAAAGAGATGATTCGGGCGCTGGCCGCGGTAAAGAAGGCGGCAGCCATAGCCAATTGTGAAGTTGGCGTGTTGAAGCCCGAAATTGCAGATGCGATTGTTCAGGCGGCTGATGAGATCCTTGAAGGGAAACTCCACGACCAGTTTATCGTCGATTCGATTCAGGGAGGCGCCGGGACGTCGATGAATATGAACGCCAACGAGGTGATTGCCAATCGGGCAATCGAATTGTTGGGGGGCAAGAAGGGGGAGTATCTCAGATGCTCACCCAATACTCATGTAAACATGGCTCAGTCCACCAACGATGTGTTTCCCACCTCCATCCGGATTGCTTCCCTTCAGCTTGCCAAAGGGGTCATTGAGGCATTAACAGCCTTGAAAGCTGCGTTTGAAAACAAAGCGAAGGAATTCGACCGGGTTATTAAGATGGGGAGAACCCACCTGCAGGATGCGGTTCCCATTCGGATGGGACAGGAATTTGGCGCTTACGCGAGGGTGATCGGCCGTGATATCGAACGGATTGAACGATCGCTGGTAAACCTGCGGGAGATTAACATGGGCGCAACGGCAGTCGGAACAGGACTCAACGCGCTCCCGGAATACATAACTAAAGTGACGGAGCAGCTGCGTCAGATCACCGGACTTGATTTGAAACGGGCGGAAGATTTGGTGGATGCCACCCAGAATACGGATGCCTATACGGAGGTGTCGGCCGCCCTCAAAATTTGTGCTGTCAACCTGTCGAAGATCTGCAACGACATCCGCCTGATGGCCTCCGGGCCGCGAACGGGCTTTGGCGAGTTGCGGCTGCCGCCGCGGCAGCCCGGTTCGTCCATCATGCCGGGGAAAGTTAACCCGGTGATGGCGGAAGTGGTCAACCAGGTGGCATTCCAGATTCAGGGCAATGACCAGACCATTTGCCTGGCTTCCGAAGCCGGACAGCTGGAATTGAATGTGATGGAACCGGTATTGGTATTTAACCTGCTGCAATCTCTATCGATTCTGCAGAATGCGGTACGTGTGTTTACCACCCATTTGGTGGAGGGGTTGGAGGCGGATCTCGAGCGATGCAAGCAGTTGGTTGAGCAAAGTGTGGGTGTCATCACCGCCGTCAATCCGCATGTCGGGTATGAAACCGCAACAATGATTGCCAAGGAAGCGATCTCCACCGGGCGCCCCGTTCGTGAGATTTGCCTGGAGAGAGGAATTCTGACCAAAGAAGAATTGGACGTGATACTCAACCCGTTGGAGATGACTACACCGGGAATTGCCGGGGCTCAATTGTTGTTTGGGGAAAGAAAATGA
- a CDS encoding ubiquitin-like domain-containing protein: protein MEKFSRKSIFILAATVATAAVGAGTATSMHKTVSLKVDGRAKEVSGFYTGTVEEFLKNQGIQLSGKDLVVPARDARLTEGMEIAVTHAKKLTIQDGTNQPKELLTVAETVSEVLKQAEIRLGEHDKVNTELNSAPAEGQTIVITRREVKVAVTEETIPFQTERQPSQDLFKGQEKVLTHGVEGLAKVTTRVVLENGVEADKKVDKEVVKEPVAKVVAYGTKPMVIASRSGGTFTASTKMVMSATAYQGGGRTATGRVAQYGIAAVDPSVIPLGTKLYIEGYGYAIAADTGGAIKGNKIDLVFDSLEDCLRFGRRQVVVYIVE from the coding sequence GTGGAAAAGTTCAGCCGAAAGTCGATCTTCATTCTTGCGGCGACCGTAGCAACGGCTGCAGTCGGAGCGGGCACTGCAACCTCCATGCACAAGACTGTATCCTTGAAGGTGGATGGCCGGGCCAAGGAAGTATCCGGTTTTTATACAGGAACGGTTGAAGAGTTCCTGAAGAACCAGGGAATTCAGCTTTCCGGGAAAGACCTGGTTGTACCTGCCAGGGATGCACGCTTGACGGAAGGTATGGAAATTGCAGTCACCCATGCCAAGAAACTGACCATTCAAGATGGCACAAACCAGCCGAAAGAATTGTTAACTGTCGCGGAAACTGTTTCCGAAGTTCTGAAGCAGGCAGAAATCAGACTTGGCGAACATGATAAAGTGAACACCGAATTGAATTCCGCTCCAGCCGAAGGCCAAACCATCGTAATTACCCGTCGCGAAGTGAAAGTAGCCGTAACGGAAGAGACGATACCTTTTCAGACCGAACGCCAGCCCAGTCAGGATCTATTCAAGGGACAGGAGAAAGTGCTGACGCACGGTGTGGAAGGGTTAGCCAAAGTAACGACCCGGGTCGTATTGGAAAACGGGGTAGAAGCAGACAAGAAAGTGGATAAGGAAGTGGTCAAGGAACCGGTCGCCAAAGTAGTTGCCTACGGCACGAAGCCCATGGTGATTGCCTCCCGTTCCGGCGGTACATTTACCGCTTCTACCAAGATGGTGATGAGCGCAACCGCCTATCAGGGAGGAGGCCGAACGGCAACCGGCCGCGTGGCCCAGTACGGAATAGCGGCTGTTGACCCAAGTGTGATCCCGCTTGGAACAAAGCTTTATATTGAGGGGTACGGATACGCGATTGCAGCCGACACAGGCGGGGCAATCAAAGGCAACAAGATTGACCTTGTATTTGACTCTCTGGAGGATTGTCTCCGATTCGGACGTCGACAGGTAGTGGTTTATATCGTGGAATAA
- the murC gene encoding UDP-N-acetylmuramate--L-alanine ligase, whose product MNQIRRVHFVGIGGYGMSAIARVMLDLGYQVTGSDVSRQDATDRLESLGAKVYIGHNRSNVSGADCVVYSTAVTMCNEELIAAQEAGIPVFHRSQMLAKLMEDRKGIAVAGAHGKTTTTSMVSYILQEAGKHPTYVIGGVLTNVGDNAKAGSGEFLVAEADESDGSFTHYNPHYAIVTNIEPDHLENYGGNFEQLKNAYRQFFSNVHSSGVIVACWDDLVVRELLAADSHKILKYGLDYGADATARGIELFDRGARFQLILNNQSVGELELSVPGRHNVLNAVAASLVCMQAGVRFDEIAAALKKFRGAKRRFQVLYDAPDLLVVDDYAHHPTEIRATIAAAKASGRRVVAVFQPQRYTRTYYLFEEFSRAFKEADEVILTDIYSPAGEKPIEGVSAEKLALLISENSGVHTVYRPTKQEVASYLFDHVRDGDLVLTMGAGDIYKVAEQLASAKVV is encoded by the coding sequence GTGAATCAGATCCGGCGTGTCCACTTTGTGGGAATTGGCGGGTATGGCATGAGTGCCATTGCAAGGGTAATGCTGGATCTTGGCTACCAGGTTACCGGTTCGGACGTGTCGCGGCAAGATGCCACAGACCGGCTGGAATCTTTGGGAGCCAAGGTATATATCGGCCATAACCGCTCGAATGTGTCTGGTGCCGATTGTGTCGTTTATTCAACTGCCGTTACAATGTGCAACGAGGAACTGATAGCAGCGCAGGAAGCGGGAATTCCTGTATTCCACAGGTCCCAGATGCTGGCCAAGCTGATGGAGGACCGCAAGGGAATTGCCGTTGCCGGGGCGCACGGCAAGACTACCACCACATCCATGGTGTCCTACATTTTGCAGGAAGCAGGCAAGCATCCTACCTATGTGATCGGCGGTGTGTTAACCAATGTGGGAGACAACGCCAAAGCCGGTTCCGGGGAGTTCCTGGTTGCCGAAGCGGATGAGAGCGATGGGTCCTTCACACACTACAATCCCCACTACGCCATCGTCACTAATATCGAACCGGATCACCTGGAGAATTACGGCGGAAACTTTGAGCAATTGAAGAATGCGTACCGGCAATTTTTTTCCAATGTACATTCTTCAGGCGTAATTGTGGCTTGCTGGGATGATCTTGTTGTCAGGGAGCTTCTGGCAGCCGATTCCCACAAGATTCTCAAATACGGCCTGGATTACGGAGCGGATGCCACCGCCAGGGGCATTGAGCTGTTTGACCGGGGGGCTCGCTTCCAACTCATCCTGAACAACCAGAGTGTGGGTGAACTGGAGCTGTCCGTACCCGGCCGGCACAATGTTCTGAATGCGGTTGCAGCCTCTCTTGTATGCATGCAAGCGGGTGTAAGGTTTGATGAGATTGCTGCCGCATTAAAAAAATTCCGGGGAGCCAAAAGAAGATTTCAGGTCCTCTATGATGCGCCGGATCTGCTGGTCGTTGACGATTATGCCCACCATCCCACCGAAATCAGGGCGACAATTGCAGCCGCGAAGGCAAGCGGAAGGAGAGTGGTGGCTGTATTTCAACCGCAGCGTTACACCAGAACCTATTACCTGTTTGAAGAATTCAGCCGGGCTTTTAAAGAAGCGGACGAAGTAATTTTGACCGACATCTATTCACCTGCGGGAGAGAAACCGATTGAAGGTGTTTCGGCAGAAAAACTGGCTCTCCTGATTTCCGAAAACAGCGGTGTGCATACTGTATATCGGCCTACCAAGCAGGAGGTTGCTTCCTACCTCTTTGATCATGTCCGTGACGGGGATCTCGTTCTGACCATGGGGGCCGGAGACATCTACAAAGTGGCCGAACAGCTTGCAAGCGCAAAGGTGGTTTAG